A segment of the Kwoniella shivajii chromosome 2, complete sequence genome:
TAAAAGGAGGGGCGGATGTCATTTCGGAAGTCAAGAACTGATTCCCAGGTCACAGATAGGCCGTTGTGCTACTGCTACAATGATGGAGATTGTTAGATGAGTACTTGAGCTTCATTCCATAAGTTGAAAGTGACTTCGATAATAATGTTGATCGATACGAGTATCGTCAGAAAAGTGACTTGCAACACGTGCACGGTGAAAGATGACTTTCCCACGGTCGTCTTGCTGTATGCCCATACGCAAAACAAACAGTGAGCTTTGATGCTGGACGGGGTATCATGGTATATAAGTTGGGATAACACTGTAGGCATAGAATGCATGCACGACTGTAAATCACTTGTtatctctttcctctcacGACaactctcttcatcttcggcGCTTTATCTTTTGTgctttcttcaccacctgcgATACTCAATCCCTGCTTCTTTGCTTCTTTTTCACTCTCTTTATCTCTCTTTATGGCGGCTACAGCTACACCAGCAGGTACCACTGGAGAATGTAATGGTAACCTATCATCTAAAGTTGGGATAGGTTGAGGTGCAAGGGGTGGTCTCGTAGGTAATTTAGGAGGAGGTAAAACGACTTTAGTAGATTGTTTAACCATTTGtttcgaatttgaatttgaatttgattttgattttgattttcctttaCCGCTACCTTTTTTactggatgaagaaggtgctGTTgtagtggaagttgaaggtttgattgatCGTTTGGAAGGTGcggatgatggattgaatATTATAGTGGGATTTCGTTGTCGAATTTGATCAGATAAATGTTTATATAATTGTGTTCCTACGATAATGGTACAACcaatatcagtatcatccaCGCTTCGCTTTGAGTCAATGTAGCGTAAGAGTAACTCACTATTTTTGATGATGGGATTCAcgaatttcccttctttcatgatTTGAACTTTGACACGTCCTGGATTTTCCCAATCTGCAGGATGACATCTGTCAGGCTATTATTTGTACGAGATGTCAGTTCATTATTCTGCTGTTTCTAATGACATATGTCACCCCGATAGCAGAAAGAGGCGAACgactcacctccaacacACTAGGTAGACCTAAAACTCTACAAGCTTGAGCAATTTGAGTAGCTTGAGGCCACCATACTGAACTTTTTCTGGgtactcttcttccatcgTTGATCGATACTTTCGCATCGAAGTACAAAGGATAAACTGTGTTCCATCTGTGTTTGGACCACATAGTATGAGTACGAGTACCGAAATCAACACTTTCATAGGTATGACCATTATGCTCACTCACCCTTTGTATACACTTGGATCACTAGCTACATGAGCATTACCAAATTGTTTCTTTAATCTTTCTaatctttcatcttctgcagcttGCAATTTCATCATATCACCCATAAACCCACCCATCGGTGTATTAGGATTCACACCTGGtcctccacctcctggtCCAGCACTTTGCACAGGTCttaattcatcatcatctctttgaactaatttacctttgccATTCCCAGATCCCGATCCCGGTGGAGGAGCTTTCGCCCCTTCACCAAATACCCCTCGTGATTGTTCGGCCAGTTTTGAGAAATCCATATCGTTGTCGTCGTCATCGGAAATCTCCTCCAACAAGGCTCCTTTTAGTCCTGTGTCAGGCAATGCTCGgggtttggaagaagatggtaaagggATATCGGTGTCATCGTCGAAATAATCTTCTACTGTTGGCATGATGCAATGTGACTAATTTGAAGACTGGGGCGGTACTCTCACAGACTGAGTTGGCAGGAATTAATGCTATGAATGCATGAAAGATAGCATTGAACATATACCTATCCCAACATCAACAAAGCGACAGCGAAGGGAAAGCAAGCTACGGTGGGGTATGGTGAGATCGGTGATATACGGAGTTAtgtcgtcatcatcgtttgAGGCGCGTCTCTCCATATGTTTGAATGGGGCCCCCCTCGACCTGGGTTATAAACTACTTAGGTCGTGTCACACACATAGTGATCAGTTAATTGGCACAAACCCCCCCATTCATATTAAactatatatacatatatattataCGTGACATCCTTTTCTTACATCATTCCATACCACTTTAACAAGTCAATCTACCAGATAGATTGGGATCAACCATACTGCAGGTCAGATATCATCAGAACGGTCTCACAACTCTCTTCAATTACCTTTTCGCGTTCATCGGCCACCCATTTTTGAGCTTGGTATTTCTAAAGCTCCACTTTGACATATCCTCGCCATGGCTTCACCCGCAACTCAGACCGCTAATGCCATCGCGGCAATTACCAATCGTTCAAATATCGTTATACCAGAAATTGATttcactcaacatcaactGGAGAATGGTGACGTTGTCAGTACAACAGAAAGAGTAGTCAAAGATGTGAGTGTCCTTGAAGTGGATTATGACGTCCGTGGCGGGTGGCGAGCAAAGCAAAGAAATCAAGCAGAGAGAGAAGTTCACGGCGTGGAGACAATCAAGTCGGAAATGGTCATGCTGATACACGATGATTTAAATTATATGTATAGGTACAAGCACCGGCAATGTATCTACCCACAGAAGATCAATTTTTCTCAAAACAAGATAAAAGTAAACCTGATATCGCGTTTCTCAAAAATCACTTTTATAGAGAAGGCAGATTAACGGAAGAACAAGCTTTATATATCttggagaagtgagtttagAAGTGTTTATCGGAAAACGGACACTGATATTCATTTACCCAAAAGAGGTGGAGAAGTTTTACGGAATGAACCTAATCTGTTAGAGGTCGATGCTCCTATCACAGGTAAGCTATTACCGTGTATTTTTGTTTAAGTCACAAGAGGGGAATGCTGACACCCGAATCTGTAGTTTGTGGTGATATCCACGGTCAATACGTAAGCTGTCCGTCTCGAGCTTCACAagattcagctgattgacACTTGAAACAACAGTATGATCTGATGAAGCTTTTCGAAGTTGGAGGTAATCCCGCTGAAACACGGTATCTCTTCTTGGGTGATTATGTAGATCGAGGATACTTCTCTATCGAGGTGAGCTACCTTGGTTGCTATTAGCTCATCTAGCTGACTCTCTCATCTGCAGTGTGTGCTATACCTTTGGTCATTGAAAATGTGGTACCCAGACAcgcttttccttcttcgagGTAACCATGAATGTCGACATTTGACTGATTACTTTACTTTCAAGCTTGAATGTGAGCTTTTCGTCACGTCACAGGCCGTGGGCGGTATAAGCTGATGCTTTTTTCGAAAGGTAAACACAAATACTCCGAAACAGTATATAATGCATGTATGGAAAGCTTCTGTAACCTACCTTTGGCCGCTATAATGAACAAACAATTCCTTTGTATACATGGTGGATTATCCCCTGAACTTCATACCCTCGATGATCTTAGAGCGGTATGTTTCAGCTGTTTCGAACAGGTATCTGCGAaaagatcaagctgattgaaGTCGATTGTATAGATCAATCGATTCAGAGAACCTCCCACTTCGGGATTGATGTGTGACATTCTCTGGGCGGATCCATTAGAAGACTTTGGTTCGGAAAAGACAAATGACACTTTCTTACATAACCATGTGAGAGGTTGTAGTTACTTTTTCACGTGAGTTGTCTGGcatatcatcattgtttCCCTTTCATAACTGACAACTTGAACCGAGTTAGGTATAATGCAGCGTGTCAATTCTTAGAGAGAAACAACTTATTATCGATCATTCGAGCCCATGAGGCTCAAGATGCAGGGTGAGTCTTGACAACTGTTGACAGATTCAAAgagctgacaatgatcgTGAAGCTACCGAATGTACCGAAAAACCAAGACTACCGGTTTTCCTTCTGTCATGACCATTTTCTCGGCACCCAACTACCTTGATGTGTACTCCAACAAAGCGGCTGTGCTGAAATATGAGTCTAACGTGATGAAGTGAGCTACCATTCTCGATCTAATCCAGATGCACGGTTGACGGCTCGCGTAGTATCCGACAATTCAACTGTACACCTCATCCATATTGGTTACCCAACTTCATGGATGTGTTCACATGGAGTTTGCCTTTCGTTGGAGAGAAGAGTGAGCGGGAAACCCTCTGACCAAACATGGGATTAGGAGCTGACTTGTTTTCA
Coding sequences within it:
- a CDS encoding serine/threonine-protein phosphatase 2B catalytic subunit A1 — its product is MASPATQTANAIAAITNRSNIVIPEIDFTQHQLENGDVVSTTERVVKDVQAPAMYLPTEDQFFSKQDKSKPDIAFLKNHFYREGRLTEEQALYILEKGGEVLRNEPNLLEVDAPITVCGDIHGQYYDLMKLFEVGGNPAETRYLFLGDYVDRGYFSIECVLYLWSLKMWYPDTLFLLRGNHECRHLTDYFTFKLECKHKYSETVYNACMESFCNLPLAAIMNKQFLCIHGGLSPELHTLDDLRAINRFREPPTSGLMCDILWADPLEDFGSEKTNDTFLHNHVRGCSYFFTYNAACQFLERNNLLSIIRAHEAQDAGYRMYRKTKTTGFPSVMTIFSAPNYLDVYSNKAAVLKYESNVMNIRQFNCTPHPYWLPNFMDVFTWSLPFVGEKITDMLIAILNCCTKEELEEEEEETPMAITPETPEVEDSSAERRRIIKNKILAVGRMSRVFALLREESERVSELKSISGSNTLPAGMLASGAEGIKEAIQGFDDARKSDIENERLPPDIIDPDEENPASPSGTTPHTPDESTSPIMESSPFGSGVSIPSPSAQSPGTPGTPSSPGGGGGMTWRRGHNRQTSLGTTKTSPSNRRRSLENTMHLIRDVVDGKDANGDGQLERLAEVIASPTRGKE